A section of the Deltaproteobacteria bacterium genome encodes:
- a CDS encoding class I SAM-dependent methyltransferase yields MTLSNDNRFADFFEDEKYIALKNYLYNYLLRKRAVEKVMRNETEGVFLEIGSGMSPVLTSRNEVVYSDLSFSALRTLKKIHGKGHYVVADGMNLPFKADAFSHTVSSEVMEHLADDRKALREIAGVTKRGGSLVVTFPHRHFYFSFDDRFVNHYRRYELLEMERLLIEVGFDPLLIRKVLGPLEKMTMLMVTACISTLQRSRGKAQIRGKKSKPASVMMRLFRWTNRLYAGLARIDAIIMPRALSAVLLIKAVKK; encoded by the coding sequence ATGACGTTATCAAACGACAACCGTTTTGCGGATTTCTTTGAAGATGAGAAATATATTGCACTGAAGAACTACCTGTATAACTATCTTCTCAGAAAGCGTGCCGTTGAGAAGGTGATGCGAAATGAAACAGAAGGGGTTTTTCTTGAGATAGGGAGCGGCATGTCTCCCGTTTTGACCTCCCGAAATGAGGTTGTTTATTCCGACCTGTCCTTTTCGGCTCTCAGAACATTAAAGAAGATCCATGGCAAAGGGCATTATGTCGTGGCCGATGGCATGAACCTGCCATTCAAGGCAGATGCCTTTTCCCACACCGTTTCTTCCGAGGTCATGGAACATCTCGCAGATGACCGAAAGGCCCTGAGGGAAATCGCCGGAGTGACAAAGCGTGGGGGCAGCCTTGTTGTCACGTTTCCACACCGACATTTTTATTTTTCCTTTGATGACCGTTTCGTAAACCACTACCGCCGTTATGAGCTTCTTGAAATGGAACGCTTGTTGATAGAGGTCGGGTTCGACCCCTTGTTGATTCGGAAAGTGCTGGGACCTCTCGAAAAGATGACCATGCTCATGGTCACGGCATGTATTTCCACCCTTCAGAGATCAAGAGGTAAGGCGCAAATCAGGGGAAAGAAATCAAAGCCTGCGAGCGTCATGATGCGTCTCTTCCGATGGACCAACAGATTGTATGCCGGTCTCGCACGGATTGATGCCATCATCATGCCCCGCGCGTTATCAGCCGTATTGTTAATAAAGGCCGTAAAAAAATGA
- a CDS encoding tetratricopeptide repeat protein — protein MEKSLKISREVIVCLLLTATVLTVYWPVHHFDFVACDDNIYVTENHHVREGLSGRNIVWAFTTTDTTNWHPLTWLSLLADSSLYGLYAGGYHLTNVLLHLTNSLLLFFLLRRMTGTTVRSGFAAALFALHPINVESVAWVAERKNVLSTFFWFATIWAYAGYATHPGWRRYLIVILLFAAGLMAKPMLITLPVVLLLIDYWPLRRFSAGETDKSNTVLYEVKSGSKRRVALCLIREKIPLLLLSVISASVTLYIADMGGAVKSLSAFPLEGRIANALVSYGVYLEKMVWPVELAFFYPWREVISPSQIILSASLMTGLTAFVLWGAKRRPYLPVGWMWYILTLVPVIGIVQVGYQAMADRYAYVPMIGIFIMVAWGVPDLFSRFSRHHGIFIFLSAGVIAALAVVSCYQVSHWQNSEKVFSHALQVTRDNHMAQNGMGYYYLVRGDYEQAEVHLQESLRIRPDYIDAQNNLGIVYMKQSLFEKAINQYHKVLEISPGDARVLNNLGVALACRGQYEEAVSRFGEALRLDPAYREAKDNLTKAEDELEKSVRRQKRSLKMHLPLDKRQ, from the coding sequence ATGGAAAAAAGCTTGAAGATTTCCAGGGAGGTTATCGTCTGCCTGCTTCTGACAGCAACAGTCCTTACCGTCTACTGGCCAGTACACCACTTTGATTTTGTCGCCTGCGACGACAACATCTATGTAACGGAGAACCACCATGTCAGAGAGGGTCTGTCCGGCCGAAACATCGTTTGGGCCTTCACGACCACCGATACGACCAACTGGCATCCCCTGACATGGCTTTCTCTTTTGGCGGATTCCTCTCTTTACGGTCTTTACGCAGGGGGCTATCATCTCACCAATGTTCTGCTTCACCTGACCAATTCCCTCCTGCTTTTCTTCCTCCTCAGGCGGATGACGGGGACCACAGTCAGGAGCGGTTTTGCCGCGGCCCTGTTTGCACTCCATCCCATAAACGTGGAATCCGTCGCCTGGGTGGCGGAGAGGAAAAATGTCCTCAGCACCTTCTTCTGGTTTGCGACGATATGGGCCTATGCAGGGTATGCCACCCATCCCGGCTGGAGGCGCTATCTCATCGTGATCCTTCTGTTTGCTGCAGGTCTCATGGCGAAGCCCATGCTGATCACACTCCCTGTCGTCCTGCTTTTGATTGATTACTGGCCCCTTAGGCGCTTTTCTGCCGGAGAGACGGATAAAAGCAACACAGTACTGTATGAAGTGAAAAGTGGCTCAAAAAGGAGGGTGGCTTTATGTCTCATCAGGGAAAAAATTCCTCTTCTTCTCCTGTCTGTCATATCCGCCTCTGTAACGCTATACATTGCAGACATGGGCGGTGCCGTCAAGTCTCTATCTGCCTTTCCTCTTGAAGGGAGAATCGCCAATGCCTTGGTCTCTTACGGAGTCTACCTCGAGAAAATGGTTTGGCCTGTCGAATTGGCGTTTTTCTATCCCTGGAGGGAGGTCATCTCTCCGTCACAGATCATTCTTTCCGCCTCACTCATGACGGGACTGACCGCTTTCGTTTTATGGGGTGCGAAACGCCGGCCGTACTTGCCCGTCGGCTGGATGTGGTACATATTGACCCTGGTGCCCGTCATCGGAATTGTACAGGTGGGATACCAGGCGATGGCAGACCGGTATGCCTATGTTCCTATGATAGGGATCTTCATTATGGTGGCCTGGGGCGTTCCCGATCTCTTTTCGAGATTTTCACGACACCATGGGATTTTCATTTTCCTGTCGGCGGGAGTGATCGCTGCTCTGGCGGTGGTTTCTTGCTACCAGGTAAGCCACTGGCAAAACTCTGAAAAGGTTTTTAGCCATGCCCTCCAGGTAACGCGAGATAACCATATGGCGCAAAACGGCATGGGTTATTATTATCTTGTTCGGGGAGATTATGAACAGGCGGAGGTTCATCTCCAGGAGTCCCTTCGGATCAGACCGGATTATATCGATGCGCAGAACAATTTGGGCATCGTGTACATGAAACAGTCACTTTTTGAGAAGGCCATTAACCAATACCATAAAGTACTGGAGATCAGTCCCGGTGATGCCAGGGTGCTAAACAATCTTGGTGTGGCTTTAGCCTGCCGGGGGCAATATGAAGAGGCCGTTAGCCGATTCGGGGAAGCCCTCCGGCTCGATCCCGCTTACAGGGAGGCCAAAGACAACCTCACAAAGGCCGAGGATGAGCTGGAGAAGTCGGTCAGACGGCAAAAGCGTTCGCTGAAGATGCATCTGCCTCTGGACAAGAGACAATAA
- a CDS encoding glycosyltransferase family 2 protein has product MFKNQKVIVVMPAYNAAQTLKMTYSEVMEQGIVDRVILVDDASRDETSAIARALPRTRVHVHDRNRGYGANQKTCYRMALEEGGDIIIMVHPDYQYTPKLIPAMASMIGSGLYHCVLGSRILGGYAIRGGMPLWKYVANRFLTFVENVLLGAKLSEYHTGYRAFSRQLIERLPIEGNSDDFVFDNQMLAQIIWFDYTIAEISCPTKYFAESSSINFQRSVKYGMGCLMTALTFRLSKTGIVRSNMFPRNHP; this is encoded by the coding sequence ATGTTCAAGAATCAAAAGGTTATCGTCGTCATGCCCGCCTACAACGCGGCGCAGACTCTGAAAATGACCTATAGTGAGGTCATGGAGCAGGGGATCGTTGACAGGGTGATTCTCGTGGACGACGCGAGCCGTGATGAAACATCGGCCATTGCCAGGGCTCTTCCCCGTACCAGGGTACATGTTCACGACAGAAACCGCGGCTATGGGGCCAATCAGAAGACATGTTACCGAATGGCCCTGGAAGAGGGGGGGGACATCATCATCATGGTCCATCCCGATTACCAGTACACACCGAAATTGATTCCCGCCATGGCCTCCATGATTGGAAGCGGTCTTTATCACTGCGTTCTTGGATCGAGAATTCTCGGGGGATATGCCATCAGGGGAGGGATGCCCCTGTGGAAATATGTGGCCAACCGTTTTCTCACCTTCGTGGAAAATGTGCTTCTCGGCGCGAAGCTCTCCGAATATCACACGGGATACCGCGCATTTTCAAGACAGCTTATTGAGCGTCTTCCCATCGAGGGAAACTCCGACGATTTTGTCTTCGACAACCAGATGTTGGCCCAGATCATCTGGTTCGATTATACCATCGCCGAGATCAGCTGTCCCACAAAATACTTTGCGGAATCGTCATCAATCAACTTTCAACGCAGCGTGAAATATGGAATGGGCTGTCTCATGACGGCGCTGACTTTTCGCCTGTCAAAAACGGGGATCGTCAGATCGAACATGTTTCCCAGGAACCACCCATGA